A region from the Kineothrix sp. IPX-CK genome encodes:
- a CDS encoding tyrosine-type recombinase/integrase: protein MGKDLSSKELGTGIMQRKDGRYVGRFTNRFGQRQEVKSRDLKELKTLLNTAIYEDTNHMNLCKTSITLDKWFKTWMEHYKENTICANTKRRYMEIYRMHISPVLGKMKLLDITQLQILQLLKKMDAKGLQFESRNKVRILLQDMFDKAMINDMLYKNPAKGIKLGAHDKKEPRVLTPEEQASFFECSKGTFYDNLFVVAVSTGLRPGEVCALTLKDIDFKDSLIRVNKTLVYQTFEGDEKKTFHFDDPKTKSSKREIPMNQQCALAFKKQLMQRNVVMGRMTAKPIAGFEELLFTTKFGTPINTQTYSDAIKAVLENVNLCRDELEKIEYFSPHCFRHTFATRCFEAGIKSKTVQQYLGHATLQMTMDLYTHVLKEHSQEEMTKLEKVLDNTLDVSDSTIQERFDKFNHTFQKSAKDIEKDVNANEIEDTTKHTSKRKKNIVYLASVGT from the coding sequence ATGGGAAAAGATTTAAGTAGCAAAGAACTGGGCACAGGAATTATGCAGAGAAAAGATGGAAGATATGTTGGACGATTTACCAATCGTTTTGGTCAGCGGCAGGAAGTAAAGAGCCGTGATCTTAAGGAACTGAAGACGTTATTAAACACAGCAATTTATGAAGATACGAATCATATGAATCTGTGTAAAACGTCAATTACCTTAGACAAATGGTTCAAAACATGGATGGAGCACTACAAGGAAAATACCATTTGTGCCAATACCAAACGACGTTATATGGAAATCTATCGGATGCACATTTCACCAGTTCTTGGAAAAATGAAACTGCTGGACATTACACAATTACAGATTTTGCAGCTCCTAAAAAAGATGGATGCAAAGGGATTACAGTTTGAGAGTCGGAATAAGGTTCGTATTTTGCTTCAGGATATGTTTGATAAAGCTATGATTAATGACATGCTTTACAAGAATCCAGCAAAAGGAATCAAATTAGGCGCTCATGATAAGAAAGAACCAAGAGTACTTACACCAGAAGAACAGGCAAGTTTTTTTGAATGTTCCAAGGGCACCTTTTATGACAATCTTTTTGTGGTTGCCGTATCTACAGGTCTAAGACCTGGCGAGGTATGTGCCTTAACCCTGAAGGATATTGATTTTAAAGATTCTCTTATCCGCGTAAATAAGACCCTTGTTTATCAGACCTTTGAAGGAGACGAGAAAAAGACATTTCATTTTGATGATCCAAAAACCAAATCAAGCAAAAGAGAAATTCCGATGAATCAGCAATGTGCATTGGCATTTAAGAAACAGCTCATGCAACGAAACGTTGTCATGGGAAGAATGACTGCCAAGCCAATTGCAGGATTTGAAGAACTCTTATTCACCACCAAATTTGGAACACCAATTAATACACAGACCTATTCCGATGCCATTAAGGCAGTTTTGGAAAACGTGAACCTATGCAGGGATGAACTGGAGAAAATTGAATATTTTAGTCCCCATTGTTTCAGACATACTTTTGCGACCAGATGTTTTGAAGCAGGGATCAAGTCAAAAACAGTGCAACAGTATCTGGGGCATGCCACGTTACAGATGACCATGGACTTATACACTCATGTATTAAAGGAACATTCGCAGGAAGAGATGACTAAGTTAGAAAAGGTTCTGGACAATACACTGGATGTTTCAGATTCCACAATTCAGGAACGATTTGATAAGTTTAATCATACGTTTCAAAAGTCAGCGAAAGATATAGAAAAAGACGTAAATGCAAACGAAATCGAAGATACTACCAAGCATACAAGTAAAAGAAAGAAGAACATCGTCTATCTGGCTTCCGTAGGTACCTGA
- a CDS encoding DNA-binding protein produces MNKQPEKALLNLEEFCSYLGIGKTKARELLKDPSSTYTFKIGNRYYANKRRLDQWLDRYSGN; encoded by the coding sequence ATGAATAAACAACCCGAAAAAGCCCTATTAAACTTAGAAGAATTCTGCTCATATCTAGGCATAGGCAAAACCAAAGCAAGAGAATTATTGAAAGACCCATCAAGCACATATACCTTTAAAATCGGCAACCGATATTACGCCAACAAGAGGAGATTAGATCAATGGCTTGATCGATACAGCGGGAATTAG
- the tnpC gene encoding IS66 family transposase, translating into MAKKYTVDELNGLSKESMMVVILSMQEQLEQLNQNMERLIEQIAVANNQRYGRSSEKLEVMDGQLNLDFIFNEAEALTETLYVVEPAEDDVLPAKKKKQVGKRDKDLAGLPVVEIPHVLSEEELTEIFGVNGWKQLPDEVYKRVKVEPAVYTVEEHHVAVYAGRDNQTIVKADRPKSLLRNSIATPSLVASIYNAKYVNGMPLERINKEYLRNDIHISKQVLANWVIQCAERYLGIMFDYLQKELLTFRILQADETPVFVTKDGRPANSKSYMWVYRTGKGYKDTPIILYEYQKTRKTEHPQEFLKNFHGTLVTDAYAVYDSLDRKNPDIIFAGCWAHGRRRFAEAIKAIPKNRRESAQDTVAYQALKQIAAIYHLDNGLSGLSPERRRQERQLTVKPLVEAFFAWAKDVQMSNRLSKGKTLEGISYCINHEKNLKVFLDDGDVPLDNNATESALRTFCVHKHTWRLIDTIDGAKASAIAYSITETAKANNLNPFRYLEFLLTELMEHQEDTDQDFLKDLLPWSDKIPENCRIKTKD; encoded by the coding sequence ATGGCTAAAAAATACACGGTTGATGAACTGAATGGCTTAAGCAAAGAGAGCATGATGGTTGTCATCCTGTCCATGCAGGAACAATTAGAGCAGCTGAACCAGAACATGGAACGTCTCATCGAGCAGATTGCAGTTGCAAACAATCAGCGGTATGGCCGCTCTTCGGAAAAGCTTGAGGTAATGGATGGGCAGCTGAATCTTGACTTCATATTTAATGAGGCAGAAGCACTCACGGAAACCCTCTATGTGGTTGAACCGGCTGAAGATGATGTACTTCCTGCAAAGAAGAAAAAGCAGGTCGGAAAACGAGATAAGGATTTAGCAGGCCTTCCAGTTGTCGAAATCCCTCATGTATTATCCGAGGAAGAACTGACAGAAATCTTTGGAGTGAACGGATGGAAACAATTGCCTGACGAAGTATATAAAAGAGTCAAGGTGGAACCAGCTGTCTATACCGTAGAAGAGCATCACGTGGCAGTCTATGCAGGCAGGGACAATCAAACGATTGTAAAAGCAGACCGTCCAAAGAGCCTTCTTCGAAACAGTATTGCAACACCATCACTTGTTGCGAGTATCTATAATGCAAAGTACGTAAACGGAATGCCGTTGGAACGTATCAATAAAGAGTATTTACGAAACGATATCCATATATCCAAGCAGGTCCTGGCAAACTGGGTAATCCAATGTGCGGAACGTTATCTGGGGATCATGTTCGATTATCTGCAGAAGGAGCTGCTTACATTCCGCATTCTTCAGGCAGATGAAACACCAGTATTCGTAACAAAGGATGGACGTCCTGCGAATAGCAAGAGTTACATGTGGGTATACCGCACAGGAAAGGGTTATAAGGATACTCCTATCATTCTTTACGAGTATCAAAAGACTCGAAAGACGGAGCACCCGCAAGAGTTCTTAAAGAACTTTCATGGAACCTTAGTGACCGATGCATACGCTGTATATGATTCACTAGATCGAAAGAATCCGGATATCATATTTGCAGGATGCTGGGCTCACGGCAGGCGGCGATTTGCCGAAGCAATCAAAGCGATTCCCAAGAATAGACGGGAATCCGCACAGGATACGGTCGCATATCAGGCATTGAAGCAGATCGCAGCCATATATCATCTGGATAATGGATTATCCGGGCTATCTCCTGAGCGAAGAAGGCAGGAGAGACAGCTCACCGTAAAGCCACTGGTAGAGGCCTTCTTCGCATGGGCAAAAGATGTTCAAATGAGTAACCGCCTATCAAAAGGCAAAACATTGGAAGGCATCAGCTACTGTATCAATCATGAAAAGAATCTTAAAGTGTTCCTGGATGACGGGGATGTACCTCTGGATAACAATGCAACAGAGTCAGCACTTCGCACCTTCTGTGTCCATAAACATACCTGGCGCTTAATCGATACGATTGACGGAGCAAAGGCTAGTGCCATAGCCTACAGCATTACTGAAACAGCCAAGGCAAACAATCTGAATCCATTCCGCTATCTGGAGTTTTTACTCACAGAATTGATGGAACATCAAGAAGATACCGATCAGGATTTCCTGAAAGATCTACTTCCCTGGTCAGATAAAATCCCGGAGAACTGCCGGATAAAAACAAAAGATTAA
- the tnpB gene encoding IS66 family insertion sequence element accessory protein TnpB (TnpB, as the term is used for proteins encoded by IS66 family insertion elements, is considered an accessory protein, since TnpC, encoded by a neighboring gene, is a DDE family transposase.), whose product MFNDSSGFRKIYLATGYTDLRRGIDGLASIVKYNFNLDPFQKNILFLFCGKRTDRVKGLLWEGDGFLLLYKRLEIGGFNWPRTTEEALEITQEQYQRLMEGIEVIAKKPIQEVDRTDLL is encoded by the coding sequence ATGTTCAATGATTCATCTGGATTTCGGAAGATATATCTTGCCACCGGCTACACGGACTTACGACGTGGAATTGACGGGTTAGCATCCATTGTAAAATATAATTTCAATCTTGATCCGTTCCAGAAGAATATTTTGTTTCTTTTTTGCGGCAAACGGACAGACCGTGTGAAAGGACTTCTTTGGGAAGGTGATGGTTTCCTGCTACTATATAAGCGACTTGAAATTGGAGGCTTCAACTGGCCTCGTACTACCGAAGAAGCACTGGAGATTACGCAGGAACAGTACCAACGGTTAATGGAAGGTATCGAAGTCATTGCAAAGAAACCGATCCAGGAAGTTGATCGTACAGATCTACTCTGA
- the tnpA gene encoding IS66 family insertion sequence element accessory protein TnpA, which translates to MDKITHKMRLARWSKLIQKCNVSGLSKKQWCEQNQVDEKQFYYWQRRVREEAYTIQASMAPTDLSTGFVEVPNVIKTAEPKYECGSSSATIHVNGCMIEIADSASDAFLRRLIGALSYVQ; encoded by the coding sequence GTTGGAGCAAGCTCATCCAGAAATGTAATGTAAGCGGATTATCAAAAAAACAGTGGTGCGAACAAAATCAGGTCGACGAGAAACAGTTTTACTACTGGCAGCGTAGGGTTCGGGAAGAGGCCTATACCATACAGGCAAGTATGGCTCCCACGGATCTCTCAACTGGTTTTGTTGAAGTTCCTAACGTAATTAAGACTGCGGAACCAAAATACGAATGCGGAAGTTCTTCCGCTACCATCCATGTAAATGGATGTATGATTGAAATTGCAGATTCTGCATCGGATGCATTTCTCCGCCGGTTGATAGGAGCACTATCTTATGTTCAATGA